A genomic region of Haliotis asinina isolate JCU_RB_2024 chromosome 1, JCU_Hal_asi_v2, whole genome shotgun sequence contains the following coding sequences:
- the LOC137283737 gene encoding protein starmaker-like — protein sequence MAARSDSIGPDSVLQEELDVLRAIYIHELTVDDGESGQPSVLHLNLHPATGDDVTKQFVCMTLVFKLSEAYPDEIPEIIIKNPRGLAEEEVHRLQEDMHVLAKERSGGPVLFELIEMAKEILTEGNIPRCPCVVCLEHFHEGDLFTRTDCYHYFHMACLARYVEHALAQEPEVKVMHLNNEHQQPKVVCPVCRDEITYDLDELKEAPAVDADDIHYTPSSAVKQLQRDMAVLYEKQKAKGGIIDLEAEKNRFLVNEETVVNLKVEKENTVDNEPVTSADADTKSEKAGNRHRHNDRIVAKYKGYPRRDRPNGGYQGRKSPSGEHINSAMESKQKRGDNSQKVERVTSLDSEKKSQDGWRRERDNNFGRERRKEYGGGRDRDNWRRRNDGEENQRGSSGRDQRNGRRFDGYHRNDLGDRKEKGRNDPLEGGKDTFDHSEMSIEIVNVEKDNSRPKGKQFMRNKNSNNSNEMDDVECSVEKSVGKDDPSEDRVVSPESESGIGTKTKTEGRSQNYNNRPRRENENYGKSSSQRNCPREGGRGRGRGRGRRQTQGRDTDHSENWDGERTDVVPSGINGNRESDSGESFKNDGQEKGHNRTDERKLTSDSRNSDETVEESDVKADRSHQSQEHRRVGPRHDSQRREVFDEGQTNSDRRHGNSNWRGDRYYSSKHSGGRNRGRGRASLVRQGQGHLEPGSSTTENWDNEQIHVPKSPNHDYRGSKAGISFSRGQGRGHSRSGQGRAKIEENVSYKGKVMKEYNEFKKDKRYDSRYEGKEYHRTKDHHENSEFSRENTNPSNLEKRSKIQGPPPGINSPPGIHIKGPPPGFNASSEKTKISNEQTTPINPPPGFDVR from the exons TACCCAGATGAAATTCCTGAAATCATTATCAAGAACCCAAGAGGCCTTGCAGAAGAGGAAGTTCATAG ACTACAGGAGGACATGCATGTCCTGGCTAAAGAGAGGAGTGGAGGACCAGTGCTGTTTGAACTTATTGAG ATGGCGAAGGAGATCTTGACAGAAGGCAACATCCCACGGTGCCCATGTGTTGTGTGCTTGGAACACTTCCACGAGGGAGACCTGTTTACCCGCACCGACTGCTACCATTACTTCCACATGGCGTGTCTGGCCCGATACGTGGAACACGCTCTCGCACAGGAGccagaggtcaaggtcatgcaTCTCAACAATGAGCACCAACAGCCCAAG GTGGTGTGTCCTGTATGTCGAGATGAGATCACGTACGACCTTGACGAGTTGAAGGAAGCCCCAGCTGTGGATGCTGATGACATCCATTACACTCCATCATCTGCTGTGAAGCAGCTGCAGAGGGACATGGCTGTTCTGTATGAAAAACAGAAAGCGAAGGGTGGGATCATTGACCTGGAGGCGGAAAAAAACAGGTTTCTTGTCAATGAG GAAACAGTCGTGAACCTTAAAGtagaaaaagaaaatacagtTGACAATGAACCTGTGACATCTGCAGATGCAGATACCAAGTCGGAAAAGGCAGGTAATCGGCATCGTCACAATGATAGAATTGTTGCCAAATATAAAGGCTATCCCAGGAGAGACAGGCCAAACGGTGGCTATCAAGGCAGAAAGAGTCCCAGTGGTGAACATATAAACTCAGCAATGGAAAGCAAACAaaaaaggggagacaactcccaGAAAGTGgaaagagttacttcccttgattCTGAGAAGAAATCCCAAGATGGTTGGCGAAGAGAAAGAGACAACAATTTTGGTAGAGAGAGAAGAAAAGAATATGGTGGAGGAAGAGATAGAGATAACTGGAGAAGAAGAAATGATGGAGAAGAGAATCAGAGAGGTAGCTCGGGTAGAGATCAGAGAAATGGAAGGAGATTTGACGGTTATCATAGAAATGATCTTGGAGACAGAAAGGAAAAGGGGCGGAATGATCCCTTAGAGGGGGGAAAGGATACTTTTGATCACTCTGAGATGTCTATTGAAATAGTAAATGTTGAAAAAGATAATTCAAGACCAAAAGGAAAACAATTTATGAGgaataaaaattcaaataattcaAATGAAATGGATGATGTTGAGTGTAGTGTTGAGAAATCTGTAGGTAAAGACGATCCAAGTGAGGATAGAGTTGTATCCCCTGAATCAGAATCAGGGATAGgaacaaaaaccaaaacagaAGGAAGAAGTCAAAACTACAACAACAGACCCAGGAGGGAAAATGAAAACTATGGGAAGAGTTCTAGTCAGAGAAACTGCCcaagggagggaggacgaggaAGAGGTCGGGGCAGGGGCAGACGACAGACTCAGGGCAGAGATACTGATCACAGTGAAAACTGGGATGGGGAAAGGACTGATGTTGTTCCTTCAGGTATTAATGGGAATCGAGAATCTGACAGTGGAGAATCCTTTAAGAATGACGGTCAAGAGAAAGGTCATAATAGGACAGATGAGAGGAAATTGACTTCTGATAGCAGGAACAGTGATGAGACAGTGGAGGAAAGTGATGTCAAGGCTGATAGGAGTCATCAGAGCCAGGAGCACAGAAGAGTTGGTCCAAGACATGACAGTCAGAGAAGAGAAGTGTTTGATGAAGGACAGACAAATAGTGACAGGAGGCATGGGAATAGCAACTGGAGAGGTGATAGATATTACAGTAGCAAACATTCTGGAGGAAGGAACAGAGGTCGAGGACGAGCTAGTTTGGTCAGGCAGGGTCAAGGACATCTGGAACCAGGGTCATCCACCACAGAAAACTGGGACAATGAACAAATACACGTTCCTAAATCACCAAACCATGATTACAGAGGCTCTAAAGCTGGTATTAGTTTTTCAAGAGGTCAAGGTCGAGGTCATTCAAGGTCAGGTCAAGGAAGAGCAAAAATTGAAGAAAATGTTTCTTACAAAGGAAAAGTAATGAAAGAATACAATGAATTTAAAAAAGACAAGAGATATGACAGTAGGTATGAAGGAAAAGAATATCATCGCACAAAGGATCATCATGAGAATTCTGAATTTTCAAGAGAAAACACTAACCCTTCAAATCTTGAAAAAAGGTCCAAAATACAGGGTCCTCCACCAGGCATTAATTCTCCACCAGGCATACATATAAAGGGCCCTCCACCCGGTTTCAATGCTAGTTCCGAGAAAACCAAAATATCCAACGAACAGACCACGCCTATCAACCCTCCACCTGGCTTTGATGTCAGATAA